A genomic stretch from Chitinophaga lutea includes:
- a CDS encoding ABC transporter permease: MIWQFALRYFRARKSTSAINIIAWVSVGAIAVGTAALIIVLSVFNGFTGLVKSLYSSFYPTLKVVPATGKTLLLTDSQLKAIAATPGVAYLSRSIEEKAVLRNGNEQTIAVLKGVDSGFTKVAGVQDKIVRGKFDLGRDLGYLAVIGLGIESALGVDVEHSQVPVNVYIPRRDASFNPGMPEQSINNGVIYPAGTFAIQQEFDARYVLVDINFMRTLLDMAPGEISALEIEVEPGASDGKVKRRLQELLGEGVKVQTRMEQNVTVYNVMQTEKWVTYVFLSFILVIAAFNMIGSLSMLVIEKQKDITILKAMGGRNSLIQRIFLSEGLIIAGAGSIIGFTLAVTICLLQQHFGLIKLGGGSFLIDAFPVEMHLQDFVLVSLTILVIGVLASWYPASRAARQEITLKAT, from the coding sequence ATGATCTGGCAATTTGCGCTTCGTTACTTCCGGGCCCGTAAATCCACCAGCGCCATCAACATCATTGCATGGGTGAGCGTGGGCGCAATTGCCGTGGGCACGGCCGCGCTGATTATCGTACTGAGCGTATTCAACGGCTTTACCGGTCTGGTGAAGTCCCTATACTCTTCTTTTTACCCCACGCTGAAAGTGGTGCCCGCCACAGGCAAAACCCTGCTTCTCACCGATTCGCAGCTGAAAGCCATTGCGGCTACGCCTGGCGTAGCCTATCTGTCGCGTTCCATCGAAGAAAAAGCGGTGCTGCGTAACGGCAACGAACAAACGATCGCGGTGCTCAAAGGCGTGGATAGCGGCTTTACCAAAGTAGCCGGCGTTCAGGACAAGATCGTGCGCGGAAAATTCGACCTTGGCCGCGACCTGGGCTACCTGGCTGTGATAGGCCTCGGCATCGAATCGGCCCTGGGTGTGGACGTAGAGCATAGCCAGGTTCCCGTCAACGTATATATTCCCCGCCGCGACGCTTCATTCAACCCCGGCATGCCCGAACAGTCCATCAACAACGGCGTCATTTACCCGGCCGGCACCTTTGCCATCCAGCAGGAATTTGACGCCCGGTATGTACTGGTGGATATCAATTTCATGCGTACGCTGCTGGATATGGCGCCTGGTGAAATATCGGCCCTTGAGATCGAGGTGGAGCCGGGCGCGTCCGATGGGAAAGTGAAGCGCAGGCTGCAGGAACTGCTGGGAGAAGGGGTGAAGGTGCAAACGCGCATGGAGCAGAATGTGACGGTGTATAATGTGATGCAGACCGAAAAGTGGGTCACGTACGTATTCCTGAGTTTTATTCTGGTGATTGCGGCCTTTAACATGATCGGCTCCCTGTCGATGCTGGTGATAGAAAAACAAAAAGACATCACCATCCTCAAGGCCATGGGTGGCCGTAACAGCCTCATCCAGCGCATTTTTCTCAGCGAAGGCCTCATTATAGCCGGCGCAGGGAGCATTATCGGGTTCACGCTGGCCGTGACGATATGCCTGCTACAGCAGCATTTCGGCCTTATCAAGCTGGGTGGCGGTTCCTTTCTCATAGATGCGTTCCCGGTGGAAATGCACCTGCAGGACTTTGTGCTGGTGAGTTTGACCATCCTCGTCATCGGCGTACTGGCCAGCTGGTACCCGGCGTCGCGCGCGGCGCGGCAGGAAATCACCCTGAAAGCGACTTAA